ctagagaAGTTGAAcctttaaaaaatataaaaagaaGAACTGGTTATACGCAACTTCATAGTATAGACCGTGGGAGGAATTTTTATATTTCCCTAGCAACCGCAGGCATCTGTTGTTTTCTAACCAATAGTACAGTGAACATATTAAAATGGCCCAAAAACTAAAACTATACTAATGATGGCCTAGACTGTTAGCAATGAATTGTAAGCAAAAAAAATATGTTGTCATAAAagtttatattattatatacatTTTTGATTAAAAGATTTAAGTGAAAAAATGACAAGGAAAATTTCACACACAACTGTGTGAAAATTCCAATCTTGAATCACCGTTTCACACTCACTTGGTTTCAGATTTCAAAAGgaatgtgtgattgtgtttaaAACCAAACCAGCTTGTCTTTTGTGTCACAAAATGTTGCGCAATCCATGTTAACTGATAAGTACAATCCTGAAGTACAGGAACACAGTGAAATGCTGCCATCTACCCGACACCAaggagaaacacaacaacacccATGGAGACAGGAAACACGCAGAAACACTTGGtccttcacacacatacacacgcacacacacacgcacacacacacacaccttctcggAGGAGGAGCCGTCCGAGGTCTCTTCTCCTTCACTGTCCAGGTCCCAGGGCTTCCTGCTCCTgtgcttcttcctcctcctcctgcggTCTCTCTCCGTCctgctcccttctccctctgcccTTCTGCCGTCTGCGCCTGAACCCACAAGGAAGACGCCGGAACGTCAGCGTTAAACACTGATGGAGAGGCAGACAGCACTGGTAAAATACGGTTGCCGTGGCTTTCAATGAAAAGGAAATGTTAGCAAACCTTCGTCATCATCCTCCGGTGGGGTGGAAGGCCTTTTCAtgttcatctctcctccatctcccagctCCTGAGGCTCTTTCCTCTTCACCTACagaataaaaacacacaaaaacacaacatttgacaACTCCCCGATGAAGTACAATCTGGGACAGAATGGGCTCCAAGCTGCCGGTGTTCAGAGTGTCCGCACCTTGAACGAGGGCAGGCGTAGCGCCCCTCGTAGGGAGAAGCCCTCCATGCCTCCACTCTTGGCCCAGTCCACCAGAGACAGCAGAGGCTCGCGGGGCTTGCTGGccttgtccttctcctccttcttctcatcGTCCCGCAGAGCCGAAACCCCCCTGACCATGGTCTGGAAAGGCTGGAGGACCAAGACACAGGAGACGAGTTCACCAGAGAGTTTAGGGAGGTTTGTCAAACGGCTTTTcagaaggaaaataaataacGTTTTCAAAAGCGCTTGCTTAGACCGTGCACCATGACACGCACCTCCTTCCTTACCTTAGCCTTGGTCTCCTTACGTTCCCACCACTCATCAAAGGTGGCAAAGGCGATGTTCTCCACCATCTTTCGGTTCAGGTCCCTCTGCATGATGTTCTTCATCTCCTGGATGAGAGTGGCCAGCACCAGCTGAACAGTAGCCTCGTGTGGGCTCTCTGCCAGCAGGGGCATCTGGTCACCCGCCTCCCCGTAGGGTGCATCTCCCTCCCCGGGTGGCATTGTCCCGTAGCCGGGCGGGGGCATGTAGGAAGGGTACGGGTAGTGGTGAGCCCAGGATGTGAGCGGAGGGGGGATGccgtggtggggagggggtgggatctGAGAGCCGTGGGGGTCTGGGTAAGTGTAGGGCATGTGAGGGGGCATGTAGCGGTGATCCTGGTCGTAGTGGCCAGCAGCCCCGCCTCCTTCTTGGTCCATGTACGGGTGGTgcgggtgtgggggagggggcatggcGTGGAGGTGGTAGGAGGAGGGGTAGTCTGTCGGGAGGGCCTCGCCGGGGGCGGCGGTGCCGTTGGCGGAGGACATGCGGTGCAGTCGGCTGAGCATCTGGGTCTGCATCTGGAAGGACATGGGGGTTCCACCGCTGTACTGGTTCATCAGCTCCATGGAGCTGGCGTAGTCGTACATGTGCGGGGGCATGGGAGGGGGGTACTCCGAGTGCAGCTCCATGTGAGCGAGAGGTGGGGGGATGCCTGGGGGCggcgggggctggagggagaacccagggggaggagggaggtaggaggggatgGGCGGAGGGGGCATGGAGGTGCCAAAGTGCTGCGTGGAGTCGGAGATGGGCGgcggggaggatgaggggtCGGCCGTTTTAGAGGGCAGGGCACCCTGGGACGAGGACGGGGAGGAGGCGGacgagggggtggggaggtgggtgcTCACTGCTGGGATTGGgttctcgtcctcctcgtcaGAAATCTCCATGTCTTCTCCTGAGGAGTGAGGAGACGTCTGcacggagacagagacagagagacagagagacagagagacagagagagagacagagagagacagagagagacaaagagagagagagagagagacagagagagagacagagagagagagacagagacacagagagagagacagagagagagagagagagagagagagagagagagagagagagaggtagagacagagacagagagagagagagagagaggtgtacagGTTAGGACCTTACCTGTTCAAGCATGTCTAGTCAAACAAAGACTGGTATCTATGCATATCAACGGATGCCTGGACAGTAAGTAACATCTACAATACACTACAATAATAATGATGGTAATATGATAACACCGATGGAGTCTGACATCTTACCTGTCcgttgtgaggaggtgtgcgTGCCCCCTGCCTGGTGCGTGGGTCAGCTGACGGCGGCTGTGGAGACTGGTCCTGCAGCTGGCCTGGCCCAGGCAGGCTGTTCTGGGCCAGGGGGTCTTCTGAGGCAGGGACGTGAGGGGAGtaggttgaggaggaggagggtgtggctGGCGCCACAACAGGAGGACTCTTCCTCCCATCGGCACCTGCACCGTGTTTCCTCCCTCTGCGGccttctcgctctcgctctcctctcctccgcggGCCTCCCTCCGAGTCTCCCTGCCTCCGGCGTCTGTCCTTATCTCCGTCCACCTCTCTCTCGCCGCTCTTCTTCTCCccagccgccgccgccgcctctcccttccctttccttcgctctcctccctctctcgccgcGGCTTTCTCTTTCTGCcgctcctccttcctgtcctcctcctcatcctcgtccGACGCCAGGAAGGAGAACTTGGCCTTCTGCTCTTTCAGGAGCATCTCGATACGCGAGTCGAGGCTGCTGCTGTGGTAGACAAACGGCAGGCTCTCGTTGGTAGTGTCTggctctggggaggaggagtccCGCTGCGCAGGgggcggagagagggaaacGGAGGAGGCCGGAagatggtgagggagggaggtggacgagggagaggttgaggagGAGGCGATGGAggaatggggaggagaggacggagGAGGGGTCTGAGGAGGTGGGGGCGGAGTGCTGGGCCGGCGTTTGGGCTTGGTCCACTGCTCCTCCCTAACTGGGCTCTCTTGGCCAAAGTCCAGGGCACCGAGTGTCTCGGCTACAGCCGCTGCGATGAcggaggctggggggagtggaggcggtgggggaggagggggaggcggcAGAGGAGTGTGGTGTAGTGTCTGATAGTCTTTGTCGGCACCCACCCCCGGCCCAGATGCCCTCTCCCCTGCGCTGGCCCCCCCCAGGCGGGAGGAGACGGGCGGGTCGTGAGAAGGCGGAGGGGCGGGGTCTTTGGCTGAGGAGTGGGCGGGGtacgaggagggaggaggggacatgCTGTTTGAGGAGGACCGGTGGGAGTTGGAATTGAACCTGGGATCCGAGTTGCCAGAGTAGTCACTGTCTCTGTCGCGCTCCCTGTCCCTGTCGTGACTGCTTCTCCGCCGCCCCCCACTGCCGCTGCTGCCGCCGCTGCCGCTGTGATGATTGTGAGAGTGGTGGTGGTTGCGGTGTCTCTGGTGGCCGTGGTCGCTGGAGCGGGAGCCCAGGCTGTCCCGCCTgtagcctctctcctccctgcgctCTGAGTGGTGGTGAGAGTGATGGGAGTGGTACGAGGACTTGGACGAGGCGTTGGCCTCCTGCGTGTGGCCGTGGTAAGACGACCTCCTGGAACTGATCCCGCCCGCGCCGTAGCGCCCAGAGTCTCGTTCCCGGTCCCGGTCCCTCTCCCGCTCCCTGTCTGACAGGGACGGCTGCTCATACTGCGGCCCAGAGGGTGGCGGTGGCATCCCGAGATGGTGAGTCAAGTGTCCGACCCCCCCAGCGTTGGGGTGTGTGGAGTAACCCGGGGGCTCGTTGGGACGGAAGGGGGCGTACGTGGACCGACCTTTATGGTACCCTGAGGGATCTTGAGGATCGTCTGGGTAACGAGACACCTTGTATCCCCCAACTGAGGAGGACACTGCGGAGGAGGAACACGAGGAAGAGGGTAACATGTCCTGGGAAGGATAGCCAGCATTATAGCCATGCCTAGGAGAGAAAGCAAAacgagatatatatataaataacaaTGTCACGAGCAGTTACAATGCATATTTATATTCTATGGCCTGTATATGCCTTATATACAGGCCATAGACATCTGCAGGCTGTCAGACACCCAATCACAGACCTGGACACGGCGTAGCCTGAGTCTTGTAAGAAGGACGTCCCCGAGCGTGGCGTGTAGGGTGTTCCTCCACCTTGGGAAGACACCGAGGAACCAGGGGTGTAGGGTCCGCCCATGGAGGAAGGGGGCGTGTCCAGGCGCTGCTCGCTGAAGCCGGTGTCGACGGAGCATGGGGTGACACTGCCAGGGGTGAGAGCGGGAGCACCTGTCACGGCGGGAAGATCTGACGAGAGCCTCCGTCTGATATCTGACGACTGCAGAGAGACataaggaagaagaagagactcaagtaagagaagaaaaaaaatggagGACGATGACATGTGATTATATGCGAGCACTTTTGGAGGGGTTTTACTGTgtcaggctgggggggggccgCGGGCTGGAGTCTCTCTGTCAGAGCCTTTCCTCCAAGAGGCACAGTCTGCGGCGTGTACGATCCGCTCACTATGAGGTCGTAATATTTTGTCCTCTGCTGGCCTGaaggacacacattcacaaccaCCGTGTCAGTTGTCAAGGAGACAAACAGCAGAGCTAACAGGTACAGGGGCAGGTCAGCTTGAAATCTCTCCTCGAAACACTTgtatacatttattatttaaggTACATTATTGACAATGTAACAATATACATGTATTTCAATACCTTGAATGTCTAGCTGAGCATGTACTATGTTGCCCATGACAGAAGTGTTGTGCAGGTGCTTCACTGTGTCTTTTGCGCCTCTGGTGTTGGTGAAAAGCACTCGGGCCAGACCCAGGTGCTTCCGAGTCTTGGGATGAAACAgtatctccatctcctccacctctccaaacTTGGAGCACATCTCTGCGAGGAAGGGCTCCTTGATGTTGTCATTGAGACGAGCAAAGGTCACCTCCTTGAGGGGGATAGGACCCACGTAGAACTCATCCAGCTGATGGAAATCAAGAACAACGAGTGAGATGGAAGAAACGCTAAATGCAGATTGGGAATTCGGCCATCCCTCTTTGGTGCAAACCATGCTGGTAAAAGTGTTTTATATCATCATTGAAAGCAGGAAGCAGGGTTTATCACCTTCAACTTAGGTACTGGAAGGGTTagctctgtgtgtctggaccaGATCCTTCGAGGTCTTGGGTCACGTAGGTCTCCCACTGGGGGAAACCCAGCGTCCTGTGAAAACACAGGTTACTGTTACTGACACGTCACACTGTCACCACTGCAGATACCCGTGATTCAAATgatatcataataataataaaaggtcCACACTCACCGGCACACTGAAATGCACTCCATCATATCTGTATATTTTCTGAGCAACCCTTCGGATCGCAGGGTCCTGGACAAGCTTATAGCTTTTCCATTGCAAACTGAGAGCTCGTTGTGTTTCCGGTCCGTTGTCTGGATCCATGCTATCACTACGGATATGCAGAGTGAGAAATACGATTGTGAGTTAAAACCATTGGGCTCAACACAAAAGTGATTTTTCTGTAAAAAGCAACCGAAACGTGAGAACAGTGCGATAAGCCCTCTACTCATACAGTGTCACATCTCAGCCTGTCCTAAGACACCACGTCTCGATGTTAGCTGACAGTTGATTAGCCATGTTATCATTAGAATCAGACCGTTCAAAACGGTATCTCTTGAACACAAACTTGCCCACTCAATTATACACCATTTTTAATGCGCAAAACGGATGGCAGCGGACATGTCAGCAAAAGTAAACAAACAATGGTTCGTTTGCGATCAAACTAACACCGGAGTGGTTTGCATTTTTGACTAACTACCACCAGACTGTGTATCTCAGTTAACACAGATGACTAGCTTACATTTATGTCGACGATGACTAACTAGCCAATATTACTTTAGATGTACAGAGACGTAGGTAATGTATCTGCCGTTAAAGCTTGGTGTTTACATCGACAGCCTTGGCAACAACAGCTGATGCTAGACAGAGCTAGCATTCCATTTAGGTCCTGGTAATGCATGCCGCTTAGCAGTCATGttgtttagctagctagcaagtagCTCACTAGCTGGCAAGCTAACAGACTGTTTAACCTCAACTAGCCGGCCAGCAAATTTGATAACACTGCTATAATTTGGTAAACAAGCATTGTGTACTTTACTGCTCTGATCGATACTGCAACTTTCACTTGCAATGCTTCCTTCCAACTCATCCATCTGAACCCGCCTCTTTCTTGCCAATTGCCCGCTGCATCCGAAACTACCAACCCGCCGCTCAAGTGTAGCTAGGCCTAGGACGGACGGGAAAAACAGTCCCGACATAAAAGGAATCTCCGTTTATTTTTGTGAGGACAATAACTAAATTAAAACAGCGTCGCTACCTTTCGGATATCAAGCACTTCCGTTACGACCCCCTAAAATTTACCGAATTCTTTGTTTACATCTGAAATCAAAATAATGTATATCGAGCGGCCATCGCGTAACCAACCTGAAAGCCTCGCCTGTTCTCCATCAGTCTTGGCGAATAAAGAAAGTCATTAAGGGTCAGCACTTTCTTCACAATCAGACTATGGTTGCGAAACTGAAAACACCACTGTTGAAAAGAAAACATGATACAAAATATAGAGTTCATTTTATTGGAATGATTAGATGTgagcaaatgtattttttgagGTTTAGTGACCTATTATGTCGTGTGTGCACCTGCTTTACTATGTGACGTTGCTATAAATGCAGCGAATCTGCTGACACAGAATGTAAATAGGTagagctagctaggctaactgtcaCAAAGTCGCAGTAAATGTTCTACTTGAGAGTGTACTGTACTTGATCATTTGGGATCCTTTTGAGGTATATTTAGGTCTTAATCGGTTTTGCCACCTTTGTGAGTTCCATATTATAATCGTACCCTTCTGCTACATTATAGCTAGCCTACTAGTTATCTATTTCGtcgacatatatatatatatttacccAGTCTTTATGCTCAACGAAAGGAGTGTCTGTGAACCTTTTTTTGGTCATTTTCTATTTTTTGTATTTGAGTCATTTATTTTAGGTAGATTGTTTTAAGTAGCAGTTACTTTCAGCTGTAATCGTGCGCGTGCTTATTATTACCACTAGTCGGCAGCATGTCACAGCTTCACGGGCTATGTGGTCTTTGAATACATGATTTCACCTCATCTACGAGAAAAGAGAAAATACATGTTTCTGCTATGCAATTCCCCGAAGGAAATACGCGGTTGTAtcggggtaaaaaaaaaaaagttttctgATTCGTGTAAGTCTGTCAGAGGTCAGTGGCAGAGTTCAATCTTAAGTAACTCGATCTCCTTAACGTATCGTCCTCCCAATTAGATCCTCGTCTGGAGCAATATTTCCAGATCATGAATATACCACGTAAAACATTATGAAAATTATATAATAACATAACGAAAAATACTTTAAGTTTCTAGTGCATTTATTATGTTTTCTCAAAAAACAGCAGAGAAACAGACTGTTAGGAACTAGTCACTTCAGATATAAATTAAAACATGTTTGACAAAATGTTCAGCGTGATCAGCAAAGtgttaaatacattttcaataaaCAAAAGCCTGGCATGGATTCATTCctgtaaaataatgtttttgttttattaccACAAAAAGGTGAACCCCATCCCTGTagattcaatttaaaaaaagctTCATGAGCAGAATTGGAAGGAAGATGAAATCAAGCATAGGAAGTTGGCATTAATTGTCCTGGCAAAATATGTGAAATAGAACTTATCTTCAATGCCACCTCAGCAGCTCAATCAACACCTACAACAATCTACCCTGATTGGAACTGGCGTTTCCATGGGAACAGAACCCATTAAGCCTGCCACGCCCATGATGAGGGAATGCCTGTTGGTGTGCCAGACCAGAGCtggctgctggagagagagagagagagatggatggaagcTGTAGAAACCATCTGAGCTgagcactgtatgtgtgtgtgcttgtatccCTGtatctgcatgtctgtgtgtgtgtctgctagtTCTCTTCACATGGCTTTCACTTTGATTTGCTTCATCTTCATCTGTTTCTTCTCGATTTTCTTCTGCTCACGGCGTTGAGCAGCCTCCtgggaaacaaaacaaagacaggCGAAGGTGACAAGTTGCAGGCCAGGAAGTACAAACAAGGCCTTGCATTCTTGCCCCCGGGGGTTCAAACAGGAGCTCCCTGCTGTGTGGCTGACCTCCAAACGGCGCTGTCTCTCGGGGTCCTCCTCGTTCATGATGCGCTCCTTCTccgccctcttcttctcctcccggCGAGTCTGGGCCGCTTCTTGGCGCTGAGTGTGGGTCTGCTTCAGGAAGTTCTCCTCCACACGGGCACGGTTTTTGTCAGCCTTCTGCTTGCCCTAtagacagaagaagaagaatgggtggtcagatggctgagcagttagggaatcagggctattaatcagaaggttgccggttcgattcccggccgtgccaaaagaAGGTTGTGAtcttgtgcaaggcacttcaccctacttgcctcgaggggaatgtccctgtacttaatgtaagtcgctctggataagagcgtataCTAAATGACTATATGTAAATTAAGAGTAACGAGAAGACAGGGCTTGtatacgtgagtgtgtgtgtgtgtgtgtgtgtgtgagtcccaCTCACCTCCCGGTTGAGGCGGAGCTTCTTGACCTTGTCAATGCTGTAGATCACCATGTTCatgagggggagcagagagtcCATGTCTTTGGGAGACGTGTTGCCCATGCCAGGCACTACAggaaaaacattttatataacatacggggtcagatggctgagcggttaggagatcgggctattaatcagaaggttgccggtttgattcctggctgtgccaaattacattgtgtccttggggggaatgtccctgaacttactgtaagtcgctctggataagggggTCTGTTAAATtactaatgtaaatgtaatattgtAAGCACAATCCATGTCAATCGAAATGTCGTCATTGCGGTGGGAAGGTATTTTGTACTTGAAAGCATGAACCAAAACGTACCATTAAATGTAAACTGCAGTGTCTTCTTCGTCTCAGGTAGCTTTAAGGGCTGACCCTCCCTGAAACACAACACAGGGACAATGTTCATCCATGTGATCCGAGATAAAAACCTTTggaaaagacaaaagaaaaagTGCTACGCAGAATATTTACTCTTGCATAACTTTTGGACCAGAAAATTGGTCCGAGAAGTGGATGGACTCAATCTTGTCAGCATGGTTGGTGACATAGTGTACCATCTGAGAAACAAGAGGAAACAGTCACTTCATACATCTTAAACCATTACACCACGGTTTATACAAAGTTAACCATTTGAAATATCTATGTAAATAGAGTATAAAAAAAGGGTAGCTGTAAATTATAGCCCCCATTGGACCACTAACAACATATGCCCGCACTGTGAACTTTTGTTTCCCTGATACTATGATCGGGACACGAGAGATCAAGTGTTCTCACCTTGCTGTCCATCACACCATCTGTGACTTCGCCCATCTCTGAAATGATAGCCAGGGACTCAGGAAGGCCATACTTAGACCCTGACTTGGGCTTGTCACTGCAGAACTCACTCtgtggatagagagagacaggacttgTAAACAAACCTCATGGAGAGACGCATAGGTGACTAACTTACTAAATGTTTGCAGACTCGACAGTCAGGGTTAATGCCCTTACCAGGTCCTGCATATCCTTCTGCATCTTCGCCATGGCCTTCTTGGTGCCCACAGCAAACACAAACGTGTCCATATCCTCGTCATTCAGAGTTACTTTAATTTGCTACAAAGTGTGGGACAAGTCCATTAAAACAAACAGGAATAGTtagacacacagaaagatcATTTGCTCTACTATCACTACTTCAGCTGTACTTACCACTTGATCACAGACTGGTCTCATCATTCTGGCCAGCACATTAAGCAGGTCCTGCCTCTTCAGGAACTGCAACAGAACAGAAACATTTGTAGAAGGCGATTTCAGACAGAAACTGTTAAGGTACTTAGACAATCAAAGCTGAATACCTTGAGTTGGATCAGCATGCCCTCACAGCACACGCGTCCAGAGCACCACAGGTTGTAGATGTGCTCGTTCTCCTGGTTGAGCTTCCCAGTGCTCACAGCCTCTTTGTTGGTACCATCGtcacctgaccacacacacaccatcacatgaCAGATCATCATTTATTTCCTTTTCATCAACTGATCTCATATTCAGCACAGCTACGTTATAATATTATAAAAGCAAAGCAAATAAACCTTGATGACTCACCCACGAGGGCAAAGTTGCTCTCTAGAAGTTCTCTGTGGGAGTTGAACCAGGCCTGGGCCAGACGACTGTTCTTGTTCTTGCCGATGATGTAGTTCATGATGTAGGCCAGCAGACCCGTCACCATCAGGATCTCCATGTAGTAGCTCTCCCAGCTGTTCTGCAAATGGGcaggaacctgtgtgtgtgtgggagggggtcaTAACAATGACACTCCAATTGTACTTATCTTTAGAAAGCGCTGCATGCAGTTGTTTTAAAAGGAACATGAATATGGATTTTCTTTGCATAGCGGTCATTGTGTAAAATGTGGTAAACATAACATGGTCTAATCTACTTTCAACAACAAGCACACCGTATGAATGATGAGGGGGTCCTTGAACGAAGGGCTggtcttctccatgtcctcgaTGCCCTCAAACTCCTCTTGATCATATTTGCTATATATGTCTTGGTCCTGGGGCAGAACAAGAAAATAAGACATCGTCGAGGTGAATTAGTTTGGCTATGCCTGAGTTTGAATGACAGTGGAACaactggggagtcagatggctgagcggtgagggagtcgggctagtaatgagaaggttgccggatcgattccccgctgtgccaaatgacgttgtgtccttgggcaaggcacttcaccctactcgggggaatgtccctgtacttactgtaagtcgctctggataagagcgtctgctaaatgactaaatgtaaatgtatatgtaacTAATAAAAGTCAGAGAGACTATAACCAGTCCCCACTGACATCTAGCAGATGCTCTAATCAccgagcgatttacagtaagtacagggacattccccacgaAGCAAACGGGGTAAAGTGCTCAAGAAGTTCcagaggacacaacgtcattttgcacggctcggaatcgaactggcaaccttctgattaacgggacgattccctaaccgctcagccatccgatcATCACACCCTCATTCACCTGTATCTCTGAGTCCTCAAAGCCGTCCTGGccgtcctccagctccaccgTGGCCTCGTCTTCGTCGTCCTCAGCGGGCAGCGGGGACGGGGAACCCCGCAGCGGAGGAGCCGTTTCCGTCTCGATTGTGGCGTCCTCACTTG
Above is a window of Hypomesus transpacificus isolate Combined female chromosome 17, fHypTra1, whole genome shotgun sequence DNA encoding:
- the setd1a gene encoding histone-lysine N-methyltransferase SETD1A isoform X2 — encoded protein: MDPDNGPETQRALSLQWKSYKLVQDPAIRRVAQKIYRYDGVHFSVPDAGFPPVGDLRDPRPRRIWSRHTELTLPVPKLKLDEFYVGPIPLKEVTFARLNDNIKEPFLAEMCSKFGEVEEMEILFHPKTRKHLGLARVLFTNTRGAKDTVKHLHNTSVMGNIVHAQLDIQGQQRTKYYDLIVSGSYTPQTVPLGGKALTERLQPAAPPQPDTSSDIRRRLSSDLPAVTGAPALTPGSVTPCSVDTGFSEQRLDTPPSSMGGPYTPGSSVSSQGGGTPYTPRSGTSFLQDSGYAVSRHGYNAGYPSQDMLPSSSCSSSAVSSSVGGYKVSRYPDDPQDPSGYHKGRSTYAPFRPNEPPGYSTHPNAGGVGHLTHHLGMPPPPSGPQYEQPSLSDRERERDRDRERDSGRYGAGGISSRRSSYHGHTQEANASSKSSYHSHHSHHHSERREERGYRRDSLGSRSSDHGHQRHRNHHHSHNHHSGSGGSSGSGGRRRSSHDRDRERDRDSDYSGNSDPRFNSNSHRSSSNSMSPPPSSYPAHSSAKDPAPPPSHDPPVSSRLGGASAGERASGPGVGADKDYQTLHHTPLPPPPPPPPPPLPPASVIAAAVAETLGALDFGQESPVREEQWTKPKRRPSTPPPPPQTPPPSSPPHSSIASSSTSPSSTSLPHHLPASSVSLSPPPAQRDSSSPEPDTTNESLPFVYHSSSLDSRIEMLLKEQKAKFSFLASDEDEEEDRKEERQKEKAAAREGGERRKGKGEAAAAAGEKKSGEREVDGDKDRRRRQGDSEGGPRRRGEREREGRRGRKHGAGADGRKSPPVVAPATPSSSSTYSPHVPASEDPLAQNSLPGPGQLQDQSPQPPSADPRTRQGARTPPHNGQTSPHSSGEDMEISDEEDENPIPAVSTHLPTPSSASSPSSSQGALPSKTADPSSSPPPISDSTQHFGTSMPPPPIPSYLPPPPGFSLQPPPPPGIPPPLAHMELHSEYPPPMPPHMYDYASSMELMNQYSGGTPMSFQMQTQMLSRLHRMSSANGTAAPGEALPTDYPSSYHLHAMPPPPHPHHPYMDQEGGGAAGHYDQDHRYMPPHMPYTYPDPHGSQIPPPPHHGIPPPLTSWAHHYPYPSYMPPPGYGTMPPGEGDAPYGEAGDQMPLLAESPHEATVQLVLATLIQEMKNIMQRDLNRKMVENIAFATFDEWWERKETKAKPFQTMVRGVSALRDDEKKEEKDKASKPREPLLSLVDWAKSGGMEGFSLRGALRLPSFKVKRKEPQELGDGGEMNMKRPSTPPEDDDEGADGRRAEGEGSRTERDRRRRRKKHRSRKPWDLDSEGEETSDGSSSEKDDESGKESEDEALSADSDDESLSSSSGSSSSSSSSSSSSSSSDEEDGELAGESEGLDTMDESTMDSTALDAEKEHYREKGRIRLAPSGAVLKDPLSAQVKAGDNLDKTGIAKAPSIRPPSPPGPRPSSPIVLVPPLKKRRKTVSFSTEDGDYKMPMPTAPLSPSPSVPAQSPLLSPVKALPPDSILTASPPAQSSKSIRLLPFASKPGEGNALSPSSPASVLTVSPSLSVRYDDSKKSPKSPSRRGAGKDSAKPSAPPVLVCRTVQNLPLDHASMVRMAFEEPPPPPPVQKRPRGRPRTVSLSAPASSHPHTLNEEDEDEEEREQRLRLREQLGASSLLQLASAPTADLAVLAHVALKLDPEAGDSEETETSDEAEEQKMEEDMLLLSPEPLSLVMDPEGLTVLHEHNYSRGPAHLAPAPRKSLSVLLPADLNHPAISGVLEAPEEVIGEAVAPRGEAAELLSGMGLLCEAGDGAKASALASTHKKKGVGARELELDKTKNKKRKRKDKENVELQPTKKQKEQQGKKPRKRKQEESDLEVDVEELEPGELSSTDEEDEDFDDLRKSERLFLQEAGLTSSQRWPKPTPAPQTPLITYDQRSEFEQMTILYDIWNSGLDMEDLSLLKTTYEKLLQDDHSTDWLNDTHWVHHTVTNLPNPRRKKKNPDGQLREHVTGCARSEGYYAISRKEKDVYLDLDLPEQAILEAQENMDSSGTNRLLSERRSEQRRLLTVIGTPAVMDSDLLKLNQLKFRKKKLRFGRSRIHEWGLFAMEPIAADEMVIEYVGQNIRQMVADNREKRYAQQGIGSSYLFRVDHDTIIDATKCGNLARFINHCCTPNCYAKVITIESQKKIVIYSKQAIGVNEEITYDYKFPLEENKIPCLCGTENCRGTLN